ATGATTCatgcaagaaaaatgaaaaaaaatctgaGGCAGCCAATAAGAGGACGTCAGAAAGGCATGAGCAATATGACTTGATTAGTCATGATacggagaaaaagaaaaaaaatgattacattctttcattcaatttccaagATGTTATAACAGGAATCGATTGTTCTATGGTGTCTTCACTGTATATTTTACTCCACGCTCTTGCTCGCTCATCCTCATTATGAAGGATAATTGGCACCTATCATCAGGTCAATGTTAATAGGTTATCAGTCTAATCAATCAAAGAATGATAAAATAACTGCTCTTGGACTTCTAGTAAGTAGATATGAGGTTTTAAATAACTTCAAAACCATTTAACCAAGTCAGTGGTTTTATCAATGGCAGCATCAACTGCCAAGTATCATCAAGTCACCTTCTTGCGGCGATGTTGAGTCATAGCTAGCATAGCAGTCATCTGTGCACGAATTAGTGACGATGTGTATATCATGTCGACAGGTATGTTGCTGATTCTATGACCAGCTTCAATTGCCTCTTCTACTCCCTTATTGGTTAATGGCACATCAACACAACCTGTAAAAAGGTTCTTCTCATTCCATAAAGATTCACCATGGCGAATCAGTATCAAAGCTACCTCATCTGCAATGAATAGCCGGAAAATTAAAGATCAGAATATTCCCCAAAAAAAAGAACCTAATTCTTGTTCCCCAAGTTATGAGGAAATACCAAATCACTTGCATTAGTTGGAATCAATAGTGCAGTTCGATGGCTTATAATCATGAAGGAAGATGGAGCATTGTCATTTGGTATATTATTTGCTAACTGAATAAGACACTATGTCTAGGACAATCTGGCTTACTTGATTTCATGTGAGAATCAAGGGTGTCACTACTTGAGGGAGCTAAAAGAGGACCAACAACAGAGGTTTGAGATGTTGACGGTTGAATAACGTTGAATTTCCTCTTTCCCGAACTATAAATCGCTCTCTTTGGGAACTCAACTTCCAACTTAAACCCTTTGGGAAGCAACCGTACCGAACGGTTCCCGACATTGCAGTGAGTTCCAGAATTGCTGAGAAGCTGAAGAGTTCCTCCAACTGTTTGTTGCAACATAGCATTGGCCATTCTGAAAATCCAAAATAAGCAAAGCAACGTGCAAATCTAAGAACACCTTCAAT
This genomic stretch from Gossypium raimondii isolate GPD5lz chromosome 6, ASM2569854v1, whole genome shotgun sequence harbors:
- the LOC105773650 gene encoding 2,3-bisphosphoglycerate-dependent phosphoglycerate mutase 1 isoform X2, encoding MANAMLQQTVGGTLQLLSNSGTHCNVGNRSVRLLPKGFKLEVEFPKRAIYSSGKRKFNVIQPSTSQTSVVGPLLAPSSSDTLDSHMKSNEVALILIRHGESLWNEKNLFTGCVDVPLTNKGVEEAIEAGHRISNIPVDMIYTSSLIRAQMTAMLAMTQHRRKKVPIILHNEDERARAWSKIYSEDTIEQSIPVITSWKLNERMYGELQGLNKQETADKFGHEKVHEWRRSYDIPPPNGESLEMCAQRAVAYFRDNIEPQLLSGKNILISAHGNSLRSIIMYLDKLTSQEVITLELSTGIPMLYIFKEGKFIRRGSPVAPTEAGVYAYTRRLAQYRQKLDDMLT
- the LOC105773650 gene encoding 2,3-bisphosphoglycerate-dependent phosphoglycerate mutase 1 isoform X1, with translation MNGFARMANAMLQQTVGGTLQLLSNSGTHCNVGNRSVRLLPKGFKLEVEFPKRAIYSSGKRKFNVIQPSTSQTSVVGPLLAPSSSDTLDSHMKSNEVALILIRHGESLWNEKNLFTGCVDVPLTNKGVEEAIEAGHRISNIPVDMIYTSSLIRAQMTAMLAMTQHRRKKVPIILHNEDERARAWSKIYSEDTIEQSIPVITSWKLNERMYGELQGLNKQETADKFGHEKVHEWRRSYDIPPPNGESLEMCAQRAVAYFRDNIEPQLLSGKNILISAHGNSLRSIIMYLDKLTSQEVITLELSTGIPMLYIFKEGKFIRRGSPVAPTEAGVYAYTRRLAQYRQKLDDMLT